In Deinococcus irradiatisoli, the genomic stretch GCGAGGTGGACAGCATCCAGGCCGCCGGAAAGAGAATCGCCGCGCTCAGCGCGCACAGCATCAGGAAAGCCACCACGGTCCAGAAGATGCGGGCGGGGCTGCGCCGCTTGGGCGTGGGGGCGGCGGTCAGGACATTGGCCGGTGGAGTGGAAAGCTGTTCGACGGTCACCGCACATCTCCTTCGTAGTGGACCCAGCGCCGGGAAACGAAAAACTGAATGCCGGTGATCGCCAGGATGATCAGCAGCAGCACCCAGGCCATCGCGCTGGCGTAGCCCATCTGGTAGTCGTTGAAGGCCTTCTGCCACATGTATAAGCCGTAAAAGAGCGTCGAGTACGACGGCCCGCCCTTGCCGCCGTCCGAAACGATCAGCGCCGCTTCCCAGAACTGAAAGGCGCCCGAGATGCCGGTGATGACCTTGAAGAAGATGGTGGGCGACATCATCGGCACGGTGATGCTCAGAAACTGCCGGAACGGCGAAGCGCCGTCGAGCATCGAGGCTTCATACAGGTGGCGCGGAATGCCCTGCAACCCGGCCAGGTAGATGATGTAGCCGCCGGCCGCGCCCCAGGCGCTCATGATGATCAAAGCCGGCTTGGCCCAGGTCGGGTCGGAAAACCACAGCGGCGGGTTCTGAATGCCGATGGCGCGCAAAAACACGTTGATCGGGCCGAAGTCGGGGTTGAAGACCCACAGCCACAGCAGCAGCACCGCCACCCCGGTGAGCACCTTGGGCAGGAAGAAGATGGTGCGGAAAATCCGCTGCCCCGGCACCTGCTGGTTGAGCAGCACCGCGATCAGCAGGCCGGTGATGATGCCCAGCGGCACGGCGAAGAGCACGTAAAAGCCGGTGTTGTACAGAGACGTCCAGAACAAGCTGTCGTCGGTGATCAGGCGGCGGTAGTTGTCCAGACCCACCCAGCGCATCTTGGAGGTCACGTCGTAGTCATTGAAGCTGGCGTAGAGCGAAAACAGCATCGGGCCGGCCACAAAGGTGATGAAGCCGATCAGCCACGGCAAGATGAACAGGTAGCCGTTGATCGCCTCGCGGCGGCGCGACAAACTCATGCGGGCCATCAGCGCGCACCTGCCGCGAAGTCGGGAACGGGCCGTGAAGAGAAAAGCGAGTACATACGGGCCTCCTTGGAGCGGCGCGGCGCGGAGCCGGAGCGGATTGCGGTGATTTACTTAAATATATAAAATAATAGCCGGGTTTGGTATATGCTGTTCTCGATTCTCAATTCTCGGGTGTGGAACCGGCCCGTTGCTAAGTGTGACGTTCATTCAGCGTGTGAAGAAGCGGGGAGGGAGAGTGCGTTGAGCATGGCCGCGTTGGAAAGGAGCCGGACGGTGCTGGCCCTGGATGTGGGCGGCACCAAGCTGGCCGCCGGACTCGTCAGTGAAGGGGGCGAGCTGCTCGAGAGTCTGCGGGAGCCGACCCGGCTGGACACGGGACCGCAGGGCGTGACCCGGCAGCTGGTGGCGCTGGCCCACCGCCTGCTGGAGCGCTCGGCGCTGCCAGTGGTGGGGGTGGGGGTCGGCTGCGGCGGGCCGCTCGACACCGCCCTGGGGCTGATCAAGAGCCCGCCCAACTTGCCGGGCTGGACCGATTACCCGCTGACCCGGCGCCTGGAGGAAGCGCTGCAGCTGCCGGTGTGGCTCGACAACGACGCCAACGCCGCCGCGCTGGCCGAATTCAGTTTCGGGGCCGGGCGCGGCTGCCGGGAAATGGTGTACCTGACCATCTCCACCGGCATCGGCGGCGGCCTGATCCTGGGCGGACACCTGTACACCGGCAAGAGCGGCAATGCCGGCGAACTCGGCCACATTCAGGTCGTCTACGACGGTGAGCGCTGCAACTGCGGCGGCCAGGGCTGCCTGGAGCAGTACGCTTCCGGCAGCAGCATCGCCCGCCGCGCCCGCCAGCTGGCCGCCGAGCATCCGGAAAGCCTTTTGTGGCAGCTCGAGCCCGACCCGGCCGGCATCACCGCCCACACCATCCTGCGGGCGCTGGAAGCCGGCGACGTGGTGGTGCGCGGCTTCTGGGACCAGACCATCCAGTACCTGGCGGCGGGCGTGAGCAGCGTCGTGCATACCTTCGACCCGCAGCGGGTGGTGATCGGCGGCGGCATCACCAACTTCGGCGAGTGGCTCTTTGGGCCGCTGCGCCAGCAGGTGGCCCGCCGGACCATGCCGCCCCTGTGGCAGGGCGTGGAGATCGTGCCGGCCGAACTCGGCGATCAGGTGGGTGTGTACGGCGCGGCGGCGGTGGCCCTGCGTCACCTCGAAGCCGGACTGGCCGGGGCGCGCCCGCCGGGTGAAGCGCCCCCGGCGCCGGGGCGGTTTTCGTGAGCCTGCCCACCAGCGCCAGCCAGCAGCTGGCCAGTTACCTGCGGCGCCACCGGGAAGTACTCGATCAGCTTCACCAGCTCGAGCTACCGCTGAACGAGGCGGCTTCGCGCTGCGTGCAGAGCCTCAAGGCCGGTCACAAGCTGCTGATCTGCGGCAACGGCGGAAGCGCCGCCGACGCCCAGCATTTCGCCGCCGAACTCACCGGGCGCTACCGCCGCGAGCGCGAGCCGCTGGCCGCCTTGGCCCTCACCACCGATTCGAGCGCGCTGACCTGCATCGGCAACGACTACGCCTTCGAGGAGGTCTTCGCCCGGCAGGTGCGGGCGCTTTCGCAGCCAGGTGATGTGCTGGTCGGCATCAGCACCAGCGGCAACAGTCCCAACGTACTGCGGGCGGTGCAGGCGGCCGCCGAGCGCGGTGCGGCGACCATCGCCCTGACCGGGCGCGGCGGCGGCGAACTGGCCCGGCAGGCCGACGTGGCCCTCACCGTGCCCAGCGACGTGACCG encodes the following:
- a CDS encoding carbohydrate ABC transporter permease, with product MARMSLSRRREAINGYLFILPWLIGFITFVAGPMLFSLYASFNDYDVTSKMRWVGLDNYRRLITDDSLFWTSLYNTGFYVLFAVPLGIITGLLIAVLLNQQVPGQRIFRTIFFLPKVLTGVAVLLLWLWVFNPDFGPINVFLRAIGIQNPPLWFSDPTWAKPALIIMSAWGAAGGYIIYLAGLQGIPRHLYEASMLDGASPFRQFLSITVPMMSPTIFFKVITGISGAFQFWEAALIVSDGGKGGPSYSTLFYGLYMWQKAFNDYQMGYASAMAWVLLLIILAITGIQFFVSRRWVHYEGDVR
- a CDS encoding ROK family protein, which translates into the protein MAALERSRTVLALDVGGTKLAAGLVSEGGELLESLREPTRLDTGPQGVTRQLVALAHRLLERSALPVVGVGVGCGGPLDTALGLIKSPPNLPGWTDYPLTRRLEEALQLPVWLDNDANAAALAEFSFGAGRGCREMVYLTISTGIGGGLILGGHLYTGKSGNAGELGHIQVVYDGERCNCGGQGCLEQYASGSSIARRARQLAAEHPESLLWQLEPDPAGITAHTILRALEAGDVVVRGFWDQTIQYLAAGVSSVVHTFDPQRVVIGGGITNFGEWLFGPLRQQVARRTMPPLWQGVEIVPAELGDQVGVYGAAAVALRHLEAGLAGARPPGEAPPAPGRFS
- the gmhA gene encoding D-sedoheptulose 7-phosphate isomerase produces the protein MSLPTSASQQLASYLRRHREVLDQLHQLELPLNEAASRCVQSLKAGHKLLICGNGGSAADAQHFAAELTGRYRREREPLAALALTTDSSALTCIGNDYAFEEVFARQVRALSQPGDVLVGISTSGNSPNVLRAVQAAAERGAATIALTGRGGGELARQADVALTVPSDVTAQIQEMHILLIHVLCETIDDAFLGAP